One Stenotrophomonas maltophilia DNA window includes the following coding sequences:
- a CDS encoding response regulator transcription factor — protein MHILLIEDEAELAATLKSALQRERYVVDLANTLALAREAALSGSHDLVLLDRTLPDGDGLGLIPVLRGRNPGVPIIVLSALGQLPDRITGLDEGADDYLAKPFALEELFARIRAAARRPSGMQVEPMSIGRLLFDPASGEASVGGQRLELPRREIRVLAALARRLGRTVLRESIEMAVYGFDDGIHSNTLDSHVSRLRRKLADADAGVEIHAIRGVGYLMRETK, from the coding sequence ATGCACATCCTGCTGATCGAAGACGAAGCCGAACTGGCCGCTACCCTGAAGTCCGCTCTGCAGCGCGAGCGCTACGTGGTGGACCTTGCCAATACCCTGGCCCTGGCGCGCGAAGCCGCCCTCTCCGGGTCGCACGATCTTGTGCTGCTGGATCGCACTCTGCCCGATGGTGACGGGCTGGGCCTGATTCCCGTGCTGCGAGGGCGCAACCCGGGCGTCCCGATCATTGTGCTCAGCGCGCTGGGACAGTTGCCGGACCGCATCACCGGCCTGGATGAGGGCGCCGACGACTACCTGGCCAAGCCCTTCGCACTGGAAGAGCTGTTCGCGCGGATCCGGGCGGCCGCGCGCCGGCCCAGTGGCATGCAGGTGGAGCCAATGAGCATCGGCCGGCTGCTGTTCGACCCCGCCTCGGGCGAAGCCAGCGTGGGTGGACAGCGACTGGAGCTTCCGCGCCGCGAGATCCGGGTGCTGGCCGCCCTCGCCCGCCGGCTGGGCCGTACCGTGCTGCGCGAGTCCATCGAAATGGCGGTGTATGGCTTCGATGACGGCATCCACTCCAACACGCTCGACTCGCATGTCTCACGCCTGAGACGCAAGCTGGCTGACGCCGATGCCGGGGTGGAAATCCATGCCATCCGCGGTGTCGGCTATCTGATGCGGGAAACGAAGTAA